The Pseudoalteromonas ruthenica genome has a window encoding:
- a CDS encoding spondin domain-containing protein: MLLQTHFPRALGLSALVVLGLSACGSDNTKPTGATVDTPEPAQYRYQVTLTNLTQAQPLSPVAGVLHQQGQFWRIGEPASGALEALAEGGDNSALLANTEVIAHYGGETPISPGHTDEFTLSVEDVADSKLTLATMLVNTNDAFTGVNAVDLTPLAAGQSISLYGHGYDAGTEGNSELAQFIPGPAGMGEGFNAIRDDTNFVALHPGVVSADDGLAQSALGAQHRFDNPVIKVVITRTE; this comes from the coding sequence ATGCTTTTGCAAACACATTTCCCTCGAGCACTGGGTTTAAGTGCGCTTGTGGTGCTTGGTTTAAGCGCCTGCGGCTCTGATAACACAAAACCCACGGGAGCAACTGTGGACACGCCAGAGCCGGCGCAATATCGTTATCAGGTGACACTGACCAACTTAACGCAAGCACAACCATTGAGCCCTGTCGCTGGCGTACTGCATCAGCAAGGTCAATTTTGGCGTATTGGTGAGCCGGCTTCAGGTGCTCTCGAAGCACTTGCTGAAGGGGGCGATAACTCGGCGCTGCTAGCAAATACAGAGGTGATTGCACACTATGGCGGAGAAACGCCTATCAGCCCTGGTCATACCGATGAATTTACCCTGTCAGTAGAGGATGTTGCTGATAGTAAGTTGACCTTGGCAACCATGTTGGTCAATACCAATGATGCGTTTACCGGTGTTAACGCCGTGGATTTAACGCCGCTGGCTGCTGGGCAAAGCATATCGCTCTATGGCCATGGGTATGATGCTGGCACCGAGGGCAACTCTGAACTTGCGCAGTTTATCCCAGGCCCTGCTGGTATGGGTGAAGGATTCAACGCAATAAGAGACGACACTAACTTTGTGGCTTTGCACCCTGGCGTGGTGAGTGCCGATGACGGCTTAGCGCAATCGGCTTTAGGCGCTCAACATCGCTTTGACAACCCGGTGATCAAAGTGGTGATCACGCGCACCGAGTGA
- a CDS encoding spondin domain-containing protein, which translates to MKSLPKMTLSALALTLCHTAGAAELDVRVQNLTQGMYFTPLLVAAHDSNSELFRVATAASSELQAMAEGGAIDGLVNQVEVAGGDVLANPAQGLLAPGHSGEGTLTTRESNTYLSLVAMMLPTNDGFVGLSNWPVPSEPGTYHVYLNAYDAGTEANDEIRGGGAPGVPGMPVPPPLEELIGNGGSGVTNEMSNTLVHIHPGNLGDDSASAGKSDINNSVQRWLNPVAKLTITVQ; encoded by the coding sequence ATGAAATCGTTGCCAAAAATGACCCTGAGCGCTCTTGCACTCACACTTTGCCACACTGCGGGCGCTGCTGAACTTGATGTGCGAGTGCAAAACCTAACCCAAGGTATGTATTTCACGCCCCTGCTGGTGGCTGCCCACGATAGCAACAGTGAATTGTTTCGCGTTGCCACTGCCGCCTCCAGTGAATTACAAGCCATGGCCGAAGGCGGTGCCATCGACGGTCTTGTTAACCAAGTAGAAGTCGCTGGCGGTGATGTGCTTGCCAACCCCGCGCAAGGTTTGCTTGCGCCTGGACACAGCGGCGAAGGCACCCTCACCACCCGTGAAAGTAATACCTACTTATCGCTGGTGGCGATGATGCTACCCACCAACGATGGTTTCGTTGGCCTTAGCAATTGGCCTGTACCGAGCGAACCCGGAACTTACCATGTATACCTTAACGCCTATGATGCCGGCACTGAAGCCAACGATGAAATACGCGGCGGCGGTGCCCCAGGTGTGCCTGGTATGCCGGTTCCACCGCCTTTAGAGGAACTTATTGGCAATGGGGGCAGCGGCGTTACCAACGAAATGAGCAATACGTTGGTGCACATTCACCCCGGTAACCTTGGCGATGACAGTGCATCAGCGGGAAAAAGCGACATCAATAACAGCGTCCAGCGATGGTTGAACCCTGTCGCGAAACTAACAATTACTGTGCAGTAG
- a CDS encoding tellurite resistance TerB family protein, with product MKDLQKLVGSLNKSGALSGFLGGVAGGGLSGLATGKSGKKTSKKVMKYGALAAIGGLAWKAYQQYAQKSSAAEPSTAHQRSGNFNYHSTPMQQQSFEHVVEDDNEGGQLLLMRAMIAAAYADGHIDEQERQRIFAQVENMDLQTHEKAMLFDELRQPMSLSELVNAVPNAQTGIEVYAASASAIDLSQPISGQYLDALANKLCIPQELVNNVHQQLTQQARLAGE from the coding sequence ATGAAAGACTTACAAAAACTCGTAGGGAGTTTAAATAAATCAGGTGCACTCAGCGGCTTTCTAGGCGGTGTCGCTGGCGGCGGTCTAAGTGGCTTAGCCACCGGCAAAAGTGGCAAAAAGACATCTAAGAAAGTGATGAAGTATGGTGCCCTTGCCGCCATTGGTGGCCTTGCTTGGAAGGCATACCAGCAGTATGCACAAAAAAGTTCAGCTGCGGAACCAAGTACGGCGCATCAACGCTCAGGCAACTTTAATTATCACTCGACTCCTATGCAGCAACAAAGCTTTGAACACGTTGTGGAAGATGACAACGAAGGCGGTCAACTGCTACTGATGCGCGCGATGATTGCAGCCGCCTACGCCGATGGTCATATAGACGAGCAAGAGCGACAACGCATTTTTGCGCAAGTAGAAAACATGGACTTGCAAACCCATGAAAAAGCCATGTTATTTGATGAACTGCGCCAGCCCATGAGCTTGTCGGAGCTGGTTAATGCTGTACCAAATGCGCAAACAGGTATCGAAGTCTATGCCGCCAGTGCCAGCGCCATAGACCTGAGTCAGCCCATCTCTGGGCAATATCTTGATGCGTTAGCAAATAAGCTCTGTATCCCACAGGAGTTAGTCAACAATGTACATCAACAGCTGACTCAGCAAGCGCGCCTAGCCGGTGAGTAA
- a CDS encoding ExbD/TolR family protein, which translates to MNRKRPTNTEAQADMTPMLDVVFILLIFFVVTTSFVREHSLSVTRPESNSAVSAENKTLMIQVTHSNHVVMAGRNIETSQIASNIARISATEPFSSVAIRAHEQSRHQQVVTVMNAVREMGQWPIALVD; encoded by the coding sequence ATGAATAGAAAAAGACCGACCAACACTGAAGCGCAAGCTGATATGACCCCAATGCTCGATGTGGTTTTTATCCTGCTTATTTTCTTTGTGGTGACAACCTCCTTTGTTCGCGAGCACAGTTTGAGCGTTACTCGCCCCGAGTCTAATTCAGCGGTGTCAGCAGAAAATAAAACCTTGATGATTCAAGTCACTCACAGTAACCATGTGGTGATGGCGGGGAGGAATATCGAGACCTCACAAATCGCCAGCAACATCGCCCGCATATCTGCCACAGAGCCATTCTCTTCGGTTGCCATTCGCGCGCATGAGCAAAGCCGTCATCAGCAAGTTGTGACGGTTATGAATGCTGTACGAGAAATGGGGCAGTGGCCTATCGCGTTAGTTGATTAA
- a CDS encoding substrate-binding periplasmic protein encodes MKYWLLLLPLVSCLSIAQNKVFLVTEQLPPLSYVDKQGQVRGDATERVQQLMHHAGLDYSIEVLPWKRAYKQAESSANTLIFTILKTPARSERFDWLCPLVPPMEVYLYKLKNRHDLAPSSLADAKSSLVGASRGSVAHSLLLNQGFIEGKNLMVTTDIDVLTQNLRNGRLDYVLLINTSVHDTDNITAALPENFSRDLPACLAINKQSDPQIKQRLMASFTTLSATNFHQP; translated from the coding sequence GTGAAGTATTGGCTGTTATTATTACCCCTTGTGAGCTGTTTGAGCATAGCCCAGAATAAGGTTTTTTTGGTCACCGAGCAGTTGCCGCCGTTAAGCTATGTTGATAAGCAGGGCCAGGTGCGAGGAGACGCCACCGAGCGCGTACAACAACTTATGCATCATGCCGGCCTTGATTACAGCATTGAAGTGTTGCCATGGAAGCGCGCCTACAAACAAGCAGAATCCTCTGCCAATACCCTTATTTTTACCATATTAAAAACCCCCGCTCGCAGTGAGCGTTTTGATTGGTTATGCCCTTTGGTTCCTCCTATGGAGGTTTATCTATATAAACTCAAAAACCGTCATGACCTGGCCCCAAGCTCTTTGGCTGACGCAAAATCGAGCTTAGTGGGCGCAAGTCGTGGCTCGGTTGCACATTCTTTATTACTCAATCAAGGGTTTATCGAAGGCAAAAACCTGATGGTGACGACGGATATCGATGTATTAACGCAAAACCTCCGTAATGGCCGGTTAGATTATGTGTTATTAATTAACACCTCAGTGCACGATACAGACAATATTACCGCAGCCCTGCCGGAGAATTTCAGCCGCGACCTCCCTGCATGCTTGGCAATTAATAAGCAATCTGACCCACAGATCAAGCAGCGATTAATGGCTTCGTTCACTACGTTGAGCGCAACAAACTTCCACCAACCTTGA